TCGGGCGGTACGGCGAGGATCTGGCGGCGCGGCTGTTGACCGACGCCGGGATGACGGTGGTCGGACGGAACTGGCGCTGTCGCGCCGGAGAGATCGACATCGTGGCCAGGGACGGGGACGCGCTGGTCTTCTGCGAGGTGAAGACGCGCAGGTCGGACGGGTTCGAACACCCCATGGCCGCGGTCGGCCCGGTCAAGGCGGACCGG
This sequence is a window from Streptomyces parvus. Protein-coding genes within it:
- a CDS encoding YraN family protein, with amino-acid sequence MNARGALGRYGEDLAARLLTDAGMTVVGRNWRCRAGEIDIVARDGDALVFCEVKTRRSDGFEHPMAAVGPVKADRLRRLAEIWLERHGGPPPGGVRIDLVGVIVPRRGAPVTEHARGVS